The following is a genomic window from Magnetococcus sp. PR-3.
GCCAGAACAGTTTCGTGTCGTCGATACGCTTTATACCAAATATCTAAAGGCCGCGGTTGCGCAGGGAAACCAAACTCTACTCGACGAGATCAACCTAAACCTTAAAAGTTTTCCGCCAAGTGAGTGGCAACGTATTGTTCAAAAATGGATTAGTATTGAGCCCATTGGTATCACACCCCCCTGGCTCTACCCAACGGTACTGGGATTAATGCTTATACTGGTTTTGTCTGGGGTTGCTATCCATACCCGAACACTAAGAAAGCAGGTCTACAACCGTACCCAGGATTTAGAACAGCAAATCACTGAACGACGACAGCTAGAGGTCAATTTAAGAAATTCAGAAAAAAGCTATCGAGAACTGTTTGATAGCATGGATGACGCCATTTATATCCATAATGCAACCGGGCACTTTATAGCCGTGAACCAAGCTGTTGAAAAACTGTTCGGACTTCCTAAAGAGACATTTGTTAACAAGACCCCTCATGATTTTAGAGCTGCAAACCTTAATGATATGAGCAGTATTGAACACGCGTGGAATCAATGCCTTCAAGGGTTTCAACCTAGGTTTGAGTATTGGGGTGTCAATAACCAAGGCATCCCTTTTCCCCAAGAGATCCAGCTAAGTTCTGGGGTGTATATGGGGCAATCAGTGATCATTGGGGTTGGTCGTGACATCACCCAACGAAAAAAAATGGAAGAGCGGCTAAGAGAGAGTGAACTACGATTACGTACTGCGGGTAAAGCGTCCTATGATCTTATCTACGAATGGAATGTTGATAGTGATGAACTACTATGGTTTGGGGATATAGACCATTTTCTTGGATTTAGTGCAGGTGAAATTTCCCGAGACATCCAAGCTTGGCTGGCTTTAATTCACCCGGACGATGCCCCTACCCTGGCCGATGCGGTCATCCACCATCGAGAATCGATAGAGCCGATCCGGTTTGATTACCGCATCCGCCGTAAAGATGGTAGTTATCGCTACTGGTCAGACCATGGTTTACCTCTTTTGGACGATCAAGGTAAACCCTACCGCTGGATTGGTGTTTGTACAGATATTACTGAACGTCAGGAGATGGAGATTGCCTTGCGGGAGAGCCGTGATCGAGCACAACAGGCCAACCAAGCAAAAAGCGAATTTTTAGCTGCAATGAGCCATGAAATTCGTACACCAATGAATGTGGTCATAGGATTAAGTGACCTGTTAATGGAGACCACGCAAGATCCCGAACAAAAAGGGTATTTGGATCGTCTACAACATGCCGGGCAAACTCTAATGGAGTTGATCAATAATATTCTTGATCTCTCTAAGGTTGAAGCAGGCCAACTTAATATCGATCACAGCCCCTACCCGCTCCAAACCATAGTGCATAAAAGTGTCGAACTTTTTCGTATATCGGCTCAAGAAAAAGGGGTTGAGCTAAACCTAACCCTAGACCCCACGTTACCTGAAATGATTATGGGGGACGCAGGACGGCTACAGCAAATTTTACTCAACCTGCTCTCCAACGCCCTTAAATTTACCGATCAAGGTGCTGTTTTAGTCGAGGCTCAACGCCTGGGTGATGGTGAACTGGAAATCTCAGTAATTGACAGCGGTATTGGTATTGACCCTAAAGAACTCCCGCGCATTTTTGAAAAATTCACCCAAGTCGATGGTAGCCTGACACGTCGCCATGGTGGTACAGGGTTGGGGCTGGCGATCTCTCGCCAATTGGTGGCATTAATGGGGGGAACGCTGCTGGCGTACAATAATCAGGTTCAGGGTTGTACTTTTCGTATCAACCTCCCATGCATAGAGAGTGATGCACGCCCCAAGGCGGAAGAAGATACGATTAATCTTCAGGCCTGTACGCAAAGTTATCGCATTTTAATGGTCGAAGACTCACCTGATAATCAAATTTTAATTCGCGCTTATCTTAAACAGAGTCATCACCATTTAGAGATGGCAAATAATGGCCAAGAGGGCGTTCTAAAAGCCCAAAAACAGACGTTTGATCTGATCCTTATGGATATGCAAATGCCAGTTATGGATGGCTACCGTGCTACCCAGGTTATTCGTCAACATGAAGCAACCCATGGCATAAAGCCGGTGCCCATTGTGGCGCTCACGGCCCATGCGTTGGCCGATGAACGGGACAAAACCCTCGCAGCAGGATGTAATGGTTTTCTCACCAAACCGATTAAAAGAGATCAGTTGCTCAAGGCCATTGTGCAGTATGCCCACACACAATCTAATGAAGAACTGGCAGCTATGACATAAGCACACTGCGGCACTCAACGCTTTGTCAGCAGATTCATAAAAGGTGGGTAAACAACACCGGCTGTATACAACCTACAGTCACATCATGTTAAGGCTCTAGCGCCCCACTCGTTTCATGCAGGATCAGAATATAGCTAAAGCCAATAGGCTGGATATCCTCTAAACCATATGGCGCACAGCTGCCCCGTAAAGACCAGAGGAGAAGCCTGCCGTTGGCGGGTATACCCAGCTCAAGCTAACCCTGTTTAGGGGTTAGCTTGAGTGGATAAGAGGCTACCACCATCAGGCGGCTTTGACCTCAGGGCGCAACAGCTGTTTTAAGTCACTTTTCGCATCGCTGGTGAGCTTAAGGTTAAAGTTTTTGACCAAGAACTCCAGGATCCCTTCATTCACAAACTGAGGAGCCTTCGGACCAATGGTAATATTCTGAATACCCAGGCTAAACAGGGCCAAAAGAATGATCACAGCCTTTTGCTCCATCCAACTCAGAACAATGGAGATGGGCAGCTCGTTAACAGGAGTATCCAGTGCAGCACTTAATGCCAAAGCAATATGCACGGCACCATTACTGTCATTACACTGCCCAAGATCCAGATAGCGTGGAATCTCCGTACCAGGAACAGTACCAAAATCGATATCGTTAAAGCGGAACTTACCGCAACTGGATGTAATGATCACACAATCATCAGGTAAAGATTGTGCCATTTCACGGTAGTAGTCACCCGCACTTCCAGGTGCATCACACCCTGCGATCACAAAGAACTGGCGGATCTTCCCACTATTAACAGCATCAACAACCGCAGGTGCCAGGGTTAACAGGGTTTTATAGTGGTGACCGGTCGTAATGGCCGAATCAGATTCAAAACCATCGACAACAGGCAGTGCCAAGGCTTGCTCGATCAAAGCTTCAAAATCATCGCCCTCAATGGCCTTAATCCCTTCAACACCAACCATTTTATAACCATAGAGACGGTCAAGGTAGTTGGCATCTTTACGTAAAGGGGCAATGCAGTTGGTATTGACCACCATGGGGCCATTCCACTGTTGGAACAGCTTCCCCTGATCATGCCATGCACCACCAATATTCCCCTTCAAGTGAGAATATCTGTTCAGCTCAGGGTAAGCGTGAGCTGGCAGCATTTCAGAGTGGGTATATATATTAACCCCTCGTCCTTCTGTGGCCACCAGCAGCTTCTGCAGCATATCCAAATTATGTCCAGAAACTAAAATAGCATGACCTTCAGCCCGGTTTTGAGAAACCTTTACAGGTGTTGGAATACCCAAATGGTTGGTGTGGGCATCACTCAACAGGTCCATGACTTTAACCCCAGCGTTGCCCACTTTCATCAATTGAGCAATATGCTGGTCAAAATTAAAATTTACATTGGTCATGGTAAAGTAGAGCGTCTCATTAATGACATCATCTACCTCAAGGGTATCTGCCTTTAACTCACGGGCATGCTCACGATAAGCGGCCAAACCTTTAAGACCAAAGATCATCAGATCTTGTAAACGTGCAATGGTGTCATCTTTACCACAGGTCCCCAGGGTTTGACCGGTAGAGCCACAACCACTTGGGGCACTCATGGAACATTGATAACAGAACATATCTACGGAATTGGCATCCTTCGCCATTGATCGAACTCCCACATTTAAACGTGATCTCTTTACAGGGCAGGAGGCCCTACAAAGTTATATTTGATAACAGGAGGCGGAGTCTACGACATAGGAAGGAGGCTGAAATTGATGCAAATCAACAACCACATAGTTAAGCTTAACTGTTGTTATTAAATGTTATTATAGGTTTATAACAACAAAATGCGGCTTAAGCCGTTGCAAAAACAAAAACCGTGACAGAAATCTGCCACGGTTTTTATCAAAAACATTCTGTCAGGTCTATCTTTTAGACCTTACCTTCCAGTACAGGACGGTATTGCATATCAAAACTCTTAATATGCACCAAAAGCCACTCTAACAGCCAACTACGCATCTTCATGGTGATCTCTTCGTTCTGAGACACAACACCATTTTGGAAGACCTGCAGTTCACCAACCAGCTTAACATGTTGTTGGCTGTGCTCGATGTAGCCTAAATAGTCATTGGCCCGCATCGCTTTCTCTTCATCTTCAAAATGCTGGCGAGTATATAGAACCAAGCTACCGATCAGGTCACCAAGGCTATTCCAGCTATCTTGCGCCAATTCACTTTCGATCATGCCCTCAAGAATCTGATCAATATCAATAATGATATCGACCAATTTCTGATGCGCATCATTAAAACGTGCCACCCCCACATCGGGTAGTGTTTCAGCCAACTTAGAACGAAACACTTCACCTGCCTGATTCATAGTCATCCCCCATTTAAATCATTAAAGTTTGAAGAAGTTACCAATTCCTGCAAAAGCGATCAAGCAGATTGTTACTTTTGTTAGAGAATGTGTCAATTTGTCAGGACTTGCCTTCAACTAGAACTGAGCAACACTTTCTTTGACGCCGACAATTCGGCACAATGCTCATCTACCCTCAACAAATGATAAAGTTGATCACATTATGCTTCAAGACCCTCGCTGGACACTGCTGCTATGGCTGGTCATGGCCGTGTTAGTACAAGCTATACCGATCATTCAATGGCCATTTATGCTGTTAGAAAGTTATTTTCATGAGCTCGGTCACGGTCTGGCAGCACTTCTTACTGGAGGTCATTTTCATCGCATAGAGCTGTTTGTGGATGGCCGAGGTTTGGCCACCACAGCAGGAGGCTGGCGTTTATTGATTCTTTTCAGTGGATATTTCATGGCTGCTCTAAGCGGTACCATCATCTACTTAGCCGTCAGTTTGCCCAATCCCAAACAAGCCCCACGATTGGCATGGTTGCTGGCCATTATTGTTGGATTAAGCGTTTTATTGTGGATGCGGGACGTAACCAGTTGGATGATTGGAGGCAGTTTAACACTGCTATTTCTCTTGGCCGTACAGTGGGGAAAAGCCCTATTTGTTCAGGCATTTTTGCAGTTTTGTGGCATATCCGTCTTAGTCAGTGCCGTGCAGTCCCCACTTTATCAGTTGGGGCAAACCGGGAGTGATGCTGCAAAACTGGCTAACCTCACCTTTATACCTGCAATCGTTTGGGTCCTGTTATGGATGGCAACAGCGTTATGGCTGCTCTATCAACTGTGGTCTTGGCAGGGGCGCCAAATGCATAAAGCAACGGACTAATTGGACTTTTCTTGGCGCATCTCCTTTAAGACCTCTAAAATCTCATTGGTATCTTCTTCAATTTTGCGGTTTAACTGTTCGTTCTGCTCACTAATGGCAACGATTTTTCGGTTAAGATCTTGATTCTCTACCGATACCTCTTGTATGGCGTGATTAAGATCTCGGTTCATGGAGACCAACTGCTCAATACGCTGATTCTGATCATGTAACATATCGGTCGTTGCGGCCCGAACCACTCGGTCTAGTAGCATGGAGCCAAAATAACCCGCTAGCGCACCAAAGACACCAATCCCTGTCGCC
Proteins encoded in this region:
- a CDS encoding ATP-binding protein — its product is MKILASRPPFQILRAIFLVLLGLLTLPPITIAATPQTLVVATSEAWPPFSFTDEDGTLKGLVVDFWKAYGVHTGKNIRFRPSHWKGTLEGIKSGDAHIHSGLFYSDHRDTFLDFSEDLAIPLASRLFLSSQLKATGFSDLGLEPVAVTKAGFAATFLSQHHPAIQLHPYPNSKQTMEAAVKGDIKAFVTDYPAAMYYLHKLGKPEQFRVVDTLYTKYLKAAVAQGNQTLLDEINLNLKSFPPSEWQRIVQKWISIEPIGITPPWLYPTVLGLMLILVLSGVAIHTRTLRKQVYNRTQDLEQQITERRQLEVNLRNSEKSYRELFDSMDDAIYIHNATGHFIAVNQAVEKLFGLPKETFVNKTPHDFRAANLNDMSSIEHAWNQCLQGFQPRFEYWGVNNQGIPFPQEIQLSSGVYMGQSVIIGVGRDITQRKKMEERLRESELRLRTAGKASYDLIYEWNVDSDELLWFGDIDHFLGFSAGEISRDIQAWLALIHPDDAPTLADAVIHHRESIEPIRFDYRIRRKDGSYRYWSDHGLPLLDDQGKPYRWIGVCTDITERQEMEIALRESRDRAQQANQAKSEFLAAMSHEIRTPMNVVIGLSDLLMETTQDPEQKGYLDRLQHAGQTLMELINNILDLSKVEAGQLNIDHSPYPLQTIVHKSVELFRISAQEKGVELNLTLDPTLPEMIMGDAGRLQQILLNLLSNALKFTDQGAVLVEAQRLGDGELEISVIDSGIGIDPKELPRIFEKFTQVDGSLTRRHGGTGLGLAISRQLVALMGGTLLAYNNQVQGCTFRINLPCIESDARPKAEEDTINLQACTQSYRILMVEDSPDNQILIRAYLKQSHHHLEMANNGQEGVLKAQKQTFDLILMDMQMPVMDGYRATQVIRQHEATHGIKPVPIVALTAHALADERDKTLAAGCNGFLTKPIKRDQLLKAIVQYAHTQSNEELAAMT
- the hcp gene encoding hydroxylamine reductase is translated as MAKDANSVDMFCYQCSMSAPSGCGSTGQTLGTCGKDDTIARLQDLMIFGLKGLAAYREHARELKADTLEVDDVINETLYFTMTNVNFNFDQHIAQLMKVGNAGVKVMDLLSDAHTNHLGIPTPVKVSQNRAEGHAILVSGHNLDMLQKLLVATEGRGVNIYTHSEMLPAHAYPELNRYSHLKGNIGGAWHDQGKLFQQWNGPMVVNTNCIAPLRKDANYLDRLYGYKMVGVEGIKAIEGDDFEALIEQALALPVVDGFESDSAITTGHHYKTLLTLAPAVVDAVNSGKIRQFFVIAGCDAPGSAGDYYREMAQSLPDDCVIITSSCGKFRFNDIDFGTVPGTEIPRYLDLGQCNDSNGAVHIALALSAALDTPVNELPISIVLSWMEQKAVIILLALFSLGIQNITIGPKAPQFVNEGILEFLVKNFNLKLTSDAKSDLKQLLRPEVKAA
- a CDS encoding bacteriohemerythrin, encoding MNQAGEVFRSKLAETLPDVGVARFNDAHQKLVDIIIDIDQILEGMIESELAQDSWNSLGDLIGSLVLYTRQHFEDEEKAMRANDYLGYIEHSQQHVKLVGELQVFQNGVVSQNEEITMKMRSWLLEWLLVHIKSFDMQYRPVLEGKV
- a CDS encoding M50 family metallopeptidase produces the protein MLQDPRWTLLLWLVMAVLVQAIPIIQWPFMLLESYFHELGHGLAALLTGGHFHRIELFVDGRGLATTAGGWRLLILFSGYFMAALSGTIIYLAVSLPNPKQAPRLAWLLAIIVGLSVLLWMRDVTSWMIGGSLTLLFLLAVQWGKALFVQAFLQFCGISVLVSAVQSPLYQLGQTGSDAAKLANLTFIPAIVWVLLWMATALWLLYQLWSWQGRQMHKATD
- a CDS encoding potassium channel family protein, which produces MVFSQIMQRLRHLGQQGDSWLMVISTLGGITAMMVILCAPFMFWAESSHSAANVKSMGDAAWLSFMIVTTIGFGDFYPVTLVGRLLAIPLAATGIGVFGALAGYFGSMLLDRVVRAATTDMLHDQNQRIEQLVSMNRDLNHAIQEVSVENQDLNRKIVAISEQNEQLNRKIEEDTNEILEVLKEMRQEKSN